In the genome of Clostridia bacterium, the window CAGCGATGACATTAGGGGGCACTTATGATCATGTGGAGGGTGGGCTGTTCCGCTACTCCACAGTGAGGGACTGGAGTGTGCCCCACTACGAGAAGATGCTTCTTGACAACTCCTTGCTCCTCTCCACCCTGGCGCAGGCTACAGCGTCCGCGGGCTTTGAAAAGAAGGCTTTCGAAGCATCGGCTTGGAGCACGGCCCGTTTCCTCAACACGGTCCTATTCGTCCCTGCAGCCAACTGTTGGGCAGGGTCTCAGGACGCTGATGAGGATTACTACTCTCTGCCCGCTGAGAACCGGAGCAAGCGAACCCCGCCCCGGGTTGACAGGCGGATCTACGCAGACTGGAACGGAAGGGCAGTGTCGGGGATGATCCGCGCGGGGCAGGCATTCTCGATGGATGAGTGGATCGCGCAGGCCGTAACCGCCCTGAAAGCAATACTCGGCAGGCATCGTGGCGCCGATCAAGGCCGGCGCCTAGCCATCGCGCACGTGTGCGACGAACAGGGACCCCGTGTGTACGGGCTGGCGAATGATGCGATCTCGGTGGGCGCCGCGTGTCTGGATGCTTTTGACGCCACACATGCCCAGGAGTGGCTTAACATCTCAGCAGGCCTTGCCACTGAACTCAACTCGACCCATGGCGCCGGCAGACTAACCCCTGGCGCAGCAGGGATTCTCTCCCGAATTCCCGGACCCGATGACCCGGCGTCGTTTGGGAAGCCCAACAGGGACTTTCACGAAAATGCCTACGCCGCCATTTGGTTTTCCCGGCTCTCCCAGCTATCATCGGATCCACGGACCGCCGAGTCATTTCGGGCCGCCGCCCACTCCTGCCTGGCGTTCTGCAACGTCCACTACAGGGCATACGGAGTCTTGGGCGCCGCTTATGCATTGGCCCTCGGCCAGTGCCTAGAGCATCTGGCAGTTCCCGCCCGAGAGGACGCGAACGCCATTAGGTCTCCGCTGCGCACCGTTCCTGCCGAAGTGGAATGTGAAGGAGGTGTCTGCCGGGTCAAGGCCTAGTGCTTCAGGTGTTGTCTTCAGGCGTTCAGGCGTTATCTCCTTCCAAGTGCTTCGCGTCTGTCGTATAATATTAAGGTGTCGTCTCGCGATGTTCTGGGAATCGAGGGATCGTCTTGAAACGCCTCGTCCACCTGAAAGAGTTCCTCATCAGGTACAAGTGGCGGTATATCGTGGGCATACTGTTCCTCTTGTTCGTTGATTCGGTACAACTGGTCGTTCCTCGCCTTCTGGGGCGGCTCACCGACATTCTCCAATCAGGCGCCCTCACCGAGCGCGCGTTGCTTGGTTTCGTGCTCGCGGTCATTGGGCTTGCGCTCGCGACTGCAGTTGGCCGATTCCTGTGGCGCATATACATCATGGGGACTGCAAGGCTCCTCGATTTCCACCTGCGAAACCTGCTCTTCGCGCATTTGCAGAGGCTTTCGGCGCGGTACTTCAACGATCACAAGACTGGCGATCTGATGGCGCATGCCACAAACGACATACCAGCGGTCCGGCAGGCGCTGGGTCAGGGCCTCATATTGCTGACTGATGCAGTCTTCATGACCGTGGCAACCCTGGCCATTCTGCTGAAAACTGCACCGATTCGTCTTGCGATCACGAGTCTGCTGCCGTTTCCGTTTCTGGCGGTCGGCACGTGGGCATTCAGCAAGCTGATCAACACTCGCTTCCGAGCAGTCCAGGAGGCCTTCTCAGACCTTACAGACAAGGCGCAAGAGAACATCGCGGGGATCCGTGTCGTGAAGGCTTTCGTGCAGGAGTCCCCAGAGGTGAACAAGTTCATGCGCTCCGCTCAGCGAAACGTGGATCAGAACATGAGACTAGTGCGGGTATGGGGTTTCATGAGCCCCATGAGCGGGCTCGCCGCCACCCTCGCGTTCGCGGCTGTGCTCAAGTACGGAACCACCATGATCGTGCTGAACGAAATCACCCTCGGGGACTTCGTCTCTTTCACGAGCTACCTTGCAATGCTAGTATGGCCGATGATCGCAATGGGATGGGTGATCAATGTCCTCCAGAGGGGCTACGCCTCCCTTGATCGGATCAATGCCATAATCGACGAGACTCCCGATGTGGCTGATGAGCTCGGATCAGTCAACCTCACTGATGTCGCGGGAGATATTGAGTTCCGAAACCTGACTTTCTCATACAGTGAAGGCGCGCCTCCAGTCCTCTCCAACGTGTCGTTCTCTGTACCGGCAGGCAAGACCCTCGCAGTGGTCGGGCGCACGGGAAGCGGAAAGAGCACAATAGTCAGCCTCCTTGAAAGGCTCTACAACCCTCCGAAGGGCACAGTGTTCGTGGATGGCCAGGACATCCGGGAGGTGACTCTCGCCTCTCTCCGCCGTCATATCGGGTGCGTACCCCAGGATACATTCCTGTTCTCGGCTACTGTCGCCCAGAACATCTCCTTCTCTGCTGATGATTGCCCTAGAGAACGGATCGAGCACTTCGCCAAGTTGGCACAGGTGCACAAGGATATCATTGACTTCCCCAACGGCTTCGAAACTACAGTCGGTGAGCGCGGGGTCACACTTTCGGGCGGTCAGAAGCAGAGGATATGCATCGCGCGGGCTCTCATCAAGGAGCCCAGGATTTTGATTCTCGATGACTGCCTGTCCGCCGTCGATACTCAAACAGAGGAGAGCATACTCCGGGGACTTAAGGAATACAGGGCCGGTCGAACAAGTATAATCGTGTCTCACCGCATCTCGACCATTAAGGACGCTGACGAGATCATCGTCTTGGACGACGGAGTCATCGTGGAACGTGGGACCCACGAGTCCCTTGTGACACAGGGCGGTCTCTACCAGGAACTACACCAGAAGCAGCTCCTCGAAGAAGAGATCGAGACCAGGAACTAGCGTGAAGGAGGCGAGAGGCGGAAATGCAGCAACCCCAGGAAGACGAGGTCATAGGAAAAGCATATGATTCGAGGCTTATGCGCCGCCTGATGTCCTACGCCAAGCCGTATCGCGCGTGGTTCATCGTAGTTCTGGTTGTTCTCATGTTGATAGCCGCATCCGACCTCGTAAGGCCATATGTCATCAAGATGGCCATCGATGAACACGTGACAGGATTCGAGTCACCGATGGCCAGATACCTCCCTGCCGAGGCGCCGGCAGAGGTGCGTGGAAGGAACAGAATGGCCTACGGCGGCCATGTGTACGTGCGATCAGAGCACCTTCCTGAACGCCTCCGTGAACAGGAAGGCTACGCCCACTACCAGCTTCTTAACGTTTCGGGGAAGTACGTTCTCATCTCCGAGGTCCTGCCGAAGGACCATGGCCTGCTCCAACTCGGGAAGGACGAAACGGGCGGCGCCATCCTCCGAGCCGATGGACTCAGCTATCCCGCGGCGGTAATCGATCCAGGCGGAATCATGGCCTTTCGCGGGCAGGATATCTCCGCCATCAGCAGGCTCGCCATGATCCTGCTAGCCGTGGGGGTTGGAGCATTCTTCCTCAACTACGCACAGGCGCTAGCTCTCCAGTTCGTGGGGCAGAGGATAGTGTACAGCATACGCGAGGAGTTGTTCACTCACCTCCAGCGAATGGACCTGGCCTTCTTCGACAAGAACCCGGTAGGGCGTCTGGTTACCAGAGTCACGAACGACACTGAGACCCTGAACGAGATGTACACGTCCGTGGTCGTCAACCTCTTCAAGGATGTGTTCATGCTGATCGGCATAATCGTGGTCATGTTCAGACTCCACGCTGGTCTTGCTCTCGTCTCCCTTGTCACGCTTCCGCTGATCGCGGTGGCGACGGTGGTGTTCAGAGTGAAGGCGCGCGAGGCGTACCGCATGGTTAGAACCACTCTCGCGCGGATCAACGCCGCCATGGCGGAGAACATCTCTGGCATGCGGGTGGTGCAGATCTTCAACCGCGAGCGCAGAAAGTATGAGGAGTTTGAGAAGATAAACGACGACTATTATCGCGCGGGCGTAGGCGAGATGATGGTCTATGCGGTCTTCAGGCCAATCATGGAGCTTATAGGCGCCCTCTCTCTCTCCCTGGTGATATGGTTCGGCGGGCGGCGGGTTCTTGGAGGGACCGTGCAGTTCGGAGTGCTTTATGCGATCATCAACTACGTCGGCCAGTTCTTCGGACCAATCAACGACCTAACTGAGAAATACAACATCCTGCAGTCAGCGATGGCCTCGTCAGAAAGAATCTTCGGGCTTCTCGATACTCCGATCACCGTCTCTGAACCGGAGAATCCAGTGGAAATCGACAGGTTAAGCGGCGATATTGAGTTCAAGAACGTGTGGTTCGCCTACAACAATGAAGACTGGGTTCTGCGGGACGTGAGTTTCAGCATCAAGCCAGGCGAGGTAGTTGCCTTCGTGGGCGCCACAGGAGCTGGCAAGACATCCATCATCAGCCTGATCAACAGGTTCTACGACATCCAGAAAGGCCAGATCCTTGTAGATGGGCGCGATGTCCGACAGTATCGCACAGCCGACCTGCGGCGGAATGTAGCCACGGTTCTCCAAGATGTGTTCCTGTTCACGGGCGACATAGAGACCAACATCAGGCTGAACAACAAGAGCATCAGCGACGAGACAGTTCGCAAAGCGGCCGAGCACGTGAACGCTGACCGCTTCATCTCGAGGCTCCCCAAGGGTTACGATGAGCCAGTCACCGAGCGAGGGTCCACCCTCTCCGCGGGTCAGCGCCAGTTGCTCGCATTCGCGCGCGCGCTCGCGTTCGATCCCGCGATACTAGTGCTCG includes:
- a CDS encoding ABC transporter ATP-binding protein, with amino-acid sequence MKRLVHLKEFLIRYKWRYIVGILFLLFVDSVQLVVPRLLGRLTDILQSGALTERALLGFVLAVIGLALATAVGRFLWRIYIMGTARLLDFHLRNLLFAHLQRLSARYFNDHKTGDLMAHATNDIPAVRQALGQGLILLTDAVFMTVATLAILLKTAPIRLAITSLLPFPFLAVGTWAFSKLINTRFRAVQEAFSDLTDKAQENIAGIRVVKAFVQESPEVNKFMRSAQRNVDQNMRLVRVWGFMSPMSGLAATLAFAAVLKYGTTMIVLNEITLGDFVSFTSYLAMLVWPMIAMGWVINVLQRGYASLDRINAIIDETPDVADELGSVNLTDVAGDIEFRNLTFSYSEGAPPVLSNVSFSVPAGKTLAVVGRTGSGKSTIVSLLERLYNPPKGTVFVDGQDIREVTLASLRRHIGCVPQDTFLFSATVAQNISFSADDCPRERIEHFAKLAQVHKDIIDFPNGFETTVGERGVTLSGGQKQRICIARALIKEPRILILDDCLSAVDTQTEESILRGLKEYRAGRTSIIVSHRISTIKDADEIIVLDDGVIVERGTHESLVTQGGLYQELHQKQLLEEEIETRN
- a CDS encoding DUF255 domain-containing protein — its product is MEKRTAKPADEPASAPGTSGGSEVAWRPWSREAFNDAQRDRKPVLLSISASWCHWCHVMDDATFASPAVSSLINQEFIPVRVDTDVRPDINSKYNMGGWPTVAILDNLGRAMDGATYVAERQMEIWLQSGLPAWRGEMSSRITADELQAERPYEFTPSWDAYHDIVGTVIASYDPEYGGFGTAPKFPMFDAIHLVLAEHVRNGRPVLQEIATRTLSAMTLGGTYDHVEGGLFRYSTVRDWSVPHYEKMLLDNSLLLSTLAQATASAGFEKKAFEASAWSTARFLNTVLFVPAANCWAGSQDADEDYYSLPAENRSKRTPPRVDRRIYADWNGRAVSGMIRAGQAFSMDEWIAQAVTALKAILGRHRGADQGRRLAIAHVCDEQGPRVYGLANDAISVGAACLDAFDATHAQEWLNISAGLATELNSTHGAGRLTPGAAGILSRIPGPDDPASFGKPNRDFHENAYAAIWFSRLSQLSSDPRTAESFRAAAHSCLAFCNVHYRAYGVLGAAYALALGQCLEHLAVPAREDANAIRSPLRTVPAEVECEGGVCRVKA
- a CDS encoding ABC transporter ATP-binding protein: MQQPQEDEVIGKAYDSRLMRRLMSYAKPYRAWFIVVLVVLMLIAASDLVRPYVIKMAIDEHVTGFESPMARYLPAEAPAEVRGRNRMAYGGHVYVRSEHLPERLREQEGYAHYQLLNVSGKYVLISEVLPKDHGLLQLGKDETGGAILRADGLSYPAAVIDPGGIMAFRGQDISAISRLAMILLAVGVGAFFLNYAQALALQFVGQRIVYSIREELFTHLQRMDLAFFDKNPVGRLVTRVTNDTETLNEMYTSVVVNLFKDVFMLIGIIVVMFRLHAGLALVSLVTLPLIAVATVVFRVKAREAYRMVRTTLARINAAMAENISGMRVVQIFNRERRKYEEFEKINDDYYRAGVGEMMVYAVFRPIMELIGALSLSLVIWFGGRRVLGGTVQFGVLYAIINYVGQFFGPINDLTEKYNILQSAMASSERIFGLLDTPITVSEPENPVEIDRLSGDIEFKNVWFAYNNEDWVLRDVSFSIKPGEVVAFVGATGAGKTSIISLINRFYDIQKGQILVDGRDVRQYRTADLRRNVATVLQDVFLFTGDIETNIRLNNKSISDETVRKAAEHVNADRFISRLPKGYDEPVTERGSTLSAGQRQLLAFARALAFDPAILVLDEATANIDTETELLIQDALPRLIAGRTTIVVAHRLSTIQHADRIIVIHKGKVRETGTHQELLAKKGIYYDLCRLQYVGFPH